One window of Mus caroli chromosome 11, CAROLI_EIJ_v1.1, whole genome shotgun sequence genomic DNA carries:
- the Fam71b gene encoding protein FAM71B, giving the protein MPGMKRTMSSECLLPYYTAHSYRSMGVFNTSMGNLQRQLYKGGEYDIFKYAPMFESDFIQISKRGEVIDVHNRVRMVTVCIASTSPVLPLPDVMLLARPAKVCEEHARRARIIKGKGCKPSKTLELTRLLPLKFVKISVHDHEKQQLRLKLATGRTFYLQLCPSSDAREDLFCYWEKLVYLLRPPMTNCISNSTLPTGETSVDTKSTLVSEIRGEGDQNSRPQSSPTLSEATSAAFAGGERTQPAAAAAVTPVSAKARAAGVAGAAAGTAGATAGTAGATTGTAGATAGTAGVTAGMAGATAGTAAETAGTAAGTAGAARAAGGPMAAAVTAPSAGMTKAETATSPTSGVISLAAATTKPPGSGQVAAAMVGSAAKDQVGGESSKAMALVANITLESVDVALAGAANSISESPPAGGDASGSPDTGLNVAFAGSIKTKGPAEKKPEAPLVSTLQSEGYMCERDGSQKVSQTSSETKKEKRERREKDRTSSRKSSHHRRTGTSRHGSKDKSRKAPSFRSVSGKTREDKGKGHGRLRGKRHSSSHKSESRTGHKTRKNRSPAGMGSVSKRATKITSFFRSFLIRPTPKAGDTSCDRGGVDIVTKLVEKKQDIEAVMEKSKDLEFNDTVISETMEKIILETKSI; this is encoded by the exons ATGCCTGGGATGAAGAGAACCATGAGCAGTGAATGTTTGCTGCCTTATTACACTGCCCACAGTTACCGATCCATGGGCGTGTTCAACACCTCCATGGGAAACCTACAACGACAGCTGTACAAGGGAGGAGAGTATGATATTTTCAAGTATGCACCAATGTTTGAGAGCGACTTTATCCAGATTAGCAAAAGAGGAGAGGTGATTGATGTTCACAACCGCGTCCGAATGGTGACTGTGTGCATCGCATCTACCAGCCCAGTCCTTCCACTGCCTGATGTCATGTTGCTGGCCCGACCAGCTAAAGTTTGTGAAGAACATGCCAGACGAGCCCGAATCATCAAGGGGAAAGGTTGCAAGCCTTCAAAGACTTTAGAGCTCACCAGGCTGCTTCCTTTGAAGTTTGTCAAGATCTCTGTTCATGATCACGAGAAACAACAGCTGCGCCTGAAGCTTGCCACAGGCCGAACTTTTTACCTGCAGCTGTGTCCCTCTTCTGATGCACGAGAAGACCTCTTTTGTTATTGGGAAAAGCTTGTCTATCTCCTGAGGCCACCAATGACCAATTGCATCAGTAACTCAACGCTTCCCACTGGTGAGACAAGCGTTGACACCAAAAGTACACTT GTCTCAGAGATCCGTGGAGAAGGGGATCAGAATTCTAGGCCTCAATCATCTCCAACTCTGTCAGAAGCCACTTCTGCTGCATTtgcaggaggagagaggacacaaccggctgctgcagctgctgttaCTCCAGTATCTGCCAAAGCAAGGGCGGCAGGGGTggcaggggcagcagcagggaCGGCAGGGGCAACAGCAGGGACGGCAGGGGCAACAACAGGGACGGCAGGGGCAACAGCAGGGACGGCAGGGGTAACAGCAGGGATGGCAGGAGCAacagcagggacagcagcagagacagcaggaacagcagcagggacagcaggGGCAGCAAGGGCAGCAGGTGGCCCCATGGCTGCAGCAGTAACAGCCCCCTCGGCAGGTATGACAAAAGCGGAGACAGCTACAAGTCCGACTTCAGGTGTCATAAGCCTGGCAGCAGCAACAACCAAGCCTCCAGGTTCAGGCCAGGTAGCCGCAGCCATGGTAGGATCAGCTGCCAAAGATCAAGTAGGAGGTGAATCCAGCAAGGCCATGGCACTTGTTGCAAACATTACCTTAGAAAGTGTAGACGTGGCCTTGGCAGGAGCTGCCAATTCTATTTCGGAGTCCCCTCCTGCAGGGGGTGATGCTAGTGGCTCCCCAGACACCGGCCTGAACGTAGCATTTGCAGGCAGcatcaagaccaaggggcctgcTGAAAAGAAACCTGAAGCTCCCCTCGTGTCAACCTTGCAGAGTGAAGGCTACATGTGTGAAAGGGATGGGAGCCAGAAGGTTTCCCAAACTAGCTctgaaacaaaaaaggaaaagagagagcgACGAGAAAAGGACAGAACGAGTAGCAGGAAAAGTTCCCACCACCGCAGGACAGGCACGAGTCGCCATGGTTCCAAGGACAAGAGCCGGAAAGCACCTTCCTTCCGGTCTGTATCTGGAAAAACGAGAGAGGACAAAGGGAAAGGGCATGGCAGATTAAGGGGCAAGAGACACAGCTCCTCTCACAAAAGTGAGTCCAGGACTGGTCACAAAACCAGGAAGAACCGATCACCAGCTGGCATGGGGTCTGTGAGTAAGAGAGCTACTAAGATTACATCATTTTTCAGGAGTTTCCTAATAAGGCCTACTCCAAAAGCAGGGGACACCTCATGTGATAGAGGAGGGGTAGACATCGTGACGAAGTTGGTAGAGAAGAAGCAGGACATAGAGGCTGTGATGGAGAAAAGCAAGGATTTAGAGTTCAATGATACCGTAATCTCTGAGACAATGGAGAAGATCATCCTTGAAACCAAATCCATTTAA